The following proteins come from a genomic window of Rattus norvegicus strain BN/NHsdMcwi chromosome 8, GRCr8, whole genome shotgun sequence:
- the Or7g23c gene encoding olfactory receptor Olr1135, producing MDLKNQTAVSEFHLLGLTDNHKLLPLIFFMFLSMYLITVLGNLVIILAISSGSQLHTPMYLFLSILSINDICYSTVTIPKMLVNIQAHDDSISYIECLSQICFVSIFCGMENFLLAVMAYDRYVAICKPLRYTVIMNPIFCVLMILFSLFFSITDALLHSLMILKLSFCTELEIPHFFCELAQIIKLACSDTFLNNFLIFVAAFVFGGGPVCGIVFSYIYIVSRVLRMPSSGGKHRAFSTCASHLSVVSLFYGTGFGVYISSALQDSLRNTAMASMMYSVVPPLLNPFIYSLRNREMKKALRTLVGRLIYLV from the coding sequence ATGGACCTGAAAAACCAAACAGCAGTTTCAGAATTCCATCTGCTTGGACTGACAGACAATCACAAACTGCTGCCTCTCATcttcttcatgtttctctccatgtatCTGATTACAGTTCTGGGAAACCTGGTTATCATCTTGGCTATCAGCTCTGGGTCACAACTGCACACTCCCATGTACCTCTTCCTCTCTATTCTTTCCATTAATGACATCTGTTACAGTACAGTCACAATCCCAAAAATGCTGGTGAATATCCAAGCCCATGACGACAGCATAAGTTACATAGAATGTCTATCACAAATCTgctttgtttcaattttttgtggTATGGAAAATTTTCTCCTGGCAGTGatggcctatgatcgctatgtAGCCATTTGCAAACCCCTGAGGTACACAGTCATCATGAACCCTATTTTCTGTGTCCTGATGAttctattttcccttttctttagcATCACAGATGCTCTACTCCACAGTCTAATGATTTTGAAGCTTTCCTTCTGCACAGAATTAGAAATCCCACACTTTTTCTGTGAGCTGGCTCAGATTATAAAACTTGCCTGTTCTGATACATTTCtcaataattttttaatatttgttgcAGCTTTTGTCTTTGGGGGTGGTCCTGTCTGTGGAATTGTTTTTTCGTATATTTACATTGTATCAAGAGTCTTGAGAATGCCATCTTCTGGAGGGAAGCATAGAGCTTTCTCTACTTGTGCATCACATCTATCTGTTGTTTCCTTGTTCTATGGGACGGGTTTTGGTGTTTACATCAGTTCAGCTTTACAGGATTCTCTTAGAAACACAGCAATGGCTTCCATGATGTACAGTGTAGTTCCTCCTTTACTCAACCCATTTATCTACAGTCTaagaaatagagaaatgaagaaagCCTTGAGGACACTTGTTGGTAGACTCATTTATCTTGTGTGA